The Thermoanaerobaculia bacterium genome includes a region encoding these proteins:
- the murJ gene encoding murein biosynthesis integral membrane protein MurJ yields the protein MAERAGEGRGTGEGGVQGGGPADRGGGTLAVASGIFSSRLAGLLRTSALGAFFGVGPHADVFSAALRLPNLLQNLLGEQTLSAAFIPVYSRLLAAGRREEAGRLAGAVFSLLVTVAGAAAALGVLFARPIVGLLAAGFLRDRELIALGEASVDRYELAVAAVRWIFPMTALLVLSAWALGVRNSHGKFFLSYFSPVFWNASIVGAVAWVAYGRGATASDRLLEAACIGAFLGGGIQFLIQLPGLRGDLAGFRLSLDLRPKAVKEVLAALGPTLAGRGVVQLSSYLDQLLASLLAAGAVAALFYAQTLYLLPVSLFGMSVAAAALPRLARSGAGSSGSAGASASEAALSTGTARALETAAFLNLPSFLAYLLLGLPIVEGVFQLFGKGFGAAESRLVYLVLAAYSIGLPASTSSRVLQAGFYARGDARTPARIAVLRVAMSLAVGLPAMFWLDRLRLGDVAILGAPGSTLRLGAVGLGLAATAAAWLELGALRRAARVQLPSLVWPAAAFRRFTFYSLGAAVPLTLAYLAAADGLVHPTLLAAALCSLFGVGYLGIAAAFGEAPARAWLGRLRGRPR from the coding sequence TTGGCGGAGCGAGCGGGAGAGGGCAGGGGGACCGGCGAAGGCGGCGTCCAGGGAGGCGGCCCGGCAGACCGCGGCGGTGGCACGCTCGCCGTCGCTTCAGGCATCTTCAGCAGCCGCCTCGCGGGCCTCCTGCGGACCAGCGCCCTGGGTGCCTTTTTCGGCGTCGGGCCGCACGCCGACGTTTTCAGCGCCGCCCTGCGGCTGCCGAATCTGCTGCAGAACCTGCTCGGCGAGCAGACCCTCTCGGCGGCGTTCATCCCGGTGTACTCCCGGCTCCTGGCCGCCGGCAGGCGCGAAGAGGCCGGCCGGCTCGCCGGCGCGGTCTTCTCCCTGCTGGTGACGGTGGCGGGTGCAGCGGCGGCCCTCGGGGTGCTCTTCGCCCGGCCGATCGTCGGGCTGCTGGCCGCCGGCTTTCTGCGCGACCGCGAGCTCATCGCGCTCGGCGAGGCCAGCGTCGATCGTTACGAGCTCGCGGTCGCCGCCGTGCGCTGGATCTTCCCGATGACGGCGCTGCTGGTGCTTTCGGCCTGGGCCCTCGGCGTGCGCAACAGTCACGGCAAGTTCTTTCTCTCCTATTTCTCGCCGGTGTTCTGGAACGCCTCGATCGTCGGAGCTGTGGCCTGGGTCGCCTACGGTCGAGGAGCGACAGCCTCGGATCGCCTCCTCGAAGCGGCCTGCATCGGGGCCTTCCTCGGTGGCGGAATCCAGTTTCTGATTCAACTGCCTGGATTGCGCGGCGATCTGGCGGGCTTTCGGCTCTCCCTCGACCTGCGGCCGAAAGCCGTGAAGGAGGTTCTCGCGGCCCTCGGGCCGACTCTGGCTGGACGAGGCGTCGTGCAGCTCTCGTCGTACCTCGATCAGCTCCTGGCCTCCCTCCTCGCGGCCGGGGCGGTCGCAGCGCTCTTCTACGCCCAGACGCTCTATCTGCTCCCGGTCAGCCTCTTCGGGATGTCGGTGGCTGCGGCGGCGCTCCCCAGGCTGGCGCGCAGCGGCGCTGGCTCCAGTGGCTCTGCTGGCGCCAGCGCCTCCGAGGCCGCGCTCTCGACCGGGACGGCGAGGGCTCTCGAGACCGCGGCTTTTTTGAACCTTCCGAGCTTTCTGGCGTATCTTTTGCTGGGACTTCCGATCGTGGAAGGGGTTTTCCAGCTTTTTGGAAAGGGATTCGGTGCCGCCGAAAGCCGGCTCGTCTATCTCGTGCTCGCCGCTTACTCGATCGGCCTGCCGGCGTCGACTTCGTCGCGCGTTCTGCAGGCCGGTTTCTATGCCCGCGGCGACGCCCGGACGCCGGCGAGGATCGCCGTCCTGCGGGTGGCGATGAGCCTCGCAGTCGGACTGCCGGCGATGTTCTGGCTCGACCGCCTGCGGCTCGGCGACGTGGCGATCCTCGGTGCTCCCGGCAGCACCCTGCGGCTCGGCGCGGTCGGTCTCGGCCTCGCGGCGACGGCGGCTGCCTGGCTCGAGCTCGGGGCGTTGCGCCGCGCCGCCCGGGTGCAGCTTCCGAGCCTGGTCTGGCCCGCTGCGGCATTTCGCCGCTTCACGTTCTACTCCCTGGGCGCGGCCGTGCCGCTGACCCTGGCCTATCTCGCCGCCGCCGACGGGCTCGTGCATCCGACGCTTCTGGCGGCGGCCCTGTGTTCCCTCTTCGGAGTCGGGTACCTGGGAATCGCCGCGGCGTTCGGGGAGGCGCCGGCCCGGGCCTGGCTCGGCCGGCTGCGCGGGAGGCCGCGATGA
- a CDS encoding tRNA (cytidine(34)-2'-O)-methyltransferase produces the protein MPRLHVALVAPEIHWNTGNAGRTCLAAGAQLHLVEPLGFSLAEREVRRAGLDYWERVAVRRWDSWPTFESALPQLGEPFFFSAEAGIDYWDVEYPSPVTLVFGGESRGLPSELRARFANRLLRLPMADRGMRSLNLSTCVGIALYEVLRQWRRRGLWEPLPEPVERRAEDG, from the coding sequence ATGCCCCGCCTTCATGTGGCGCTCGTCGCGCCCGAGATTCACTGGAACACCGGCAACGCGGGCCGCACCTGCCTCGCCGCCGGCGCCCAGCTCCACCTCGTCGAGCCCCTCGGCTTCTCGCTCGCCGAGCGTGAGGTGAGACGCGCAGGTCTCGACTACTGGGAGCGCGTCGCGGTCCGGCGATGGGACTCCTGGCCGACTTTCGAGAGCGCCCTTCCCCAGCTCGGCGAGCCCTTTTTCTTCTCTGCGGAAGCGGGCATCGATTATTGGGACGTCGAATACCCTTCGCCGGTTACATTGGTCTTCGGTGGCGAGAGTCGCGGGCTGCCGTCCGAGCTCCGCGCGCGCTTCGCGAATCGACTGCTTCGGCTGCCCATGGCCGACCGCGGGATGCGGTCGCTCAACCTCTCGACCTGCGTCGGGATCGCGCTCTACGAGGTGCTCCGGCAGTGGCGGCGACGAGGGCTCTGGGAGCCCTTGCCGGAACCCGTCGAGCGGCGGGCGGAAGACGGCTGA
- a CDS encoding SufE family protein — translation MSADAGLGLGRDGLDELGELDDLVSELSALDRSGRIEALIALAEGYREVPKRIALRPFPEQNKVPACESQAYVFAEPRPDGSLDYHFAVENPQGISAKAMAAILGRTLSGKGLEAVTRVPVEIVEQLFGRELSMGKSLGLSGMLLGVQREARDRMAAMKAATAHI, via the coding sequence TTGAGCGCTGACGCCGGTCTCGGCCTTGGGCGCGACGGGCTCGATGAGCTCGGCGAGTTGGACGACCTCGTGTCGGAGCTCTCGGCTCTCGACCGGTCCGGGCGCATCGAAGCGCTGATCGCTCTGGCAGAGGGCTACCGCGAGGTCCCGAAGCGGATCGCCTTGCGACCGTTTCCCGAGCAGAACAAGGTGCCGGCCTGTGAGTCGCAGGCCTACGTCTTCGCCGAGCCCCGGCCCGATGGCAGCCTCGACTACCACTTCGCGGTGGAGAATCCACAGGGGATCTCCGCCAAGGCGATGGCGGCGATTCTCGGCCGCACACTTTCCGGAAAGGGCCTCGAAGCGGTGACCCGCGTACCGGTCGAAATCGTCGAACAGCTCTTCGGCCGGGAGCTCTCGATGGGCAAGTCACTCGGTCTCTCCGGCATGCTGCTCGGCGTGCAGCGCGAAGCCCGAGACCGGATGGCCGCAATGAAGGCGGCAACGGCGCACATATGA
- a CDS encoding sulfurtransferase — MTDPAARGYVHPEVLVSTAWVAEHQDDPSIRLVESNEDPLVYPSGHLAGAVEIDWARDLNDALRRDYLDRDGFERLMRQSGIANDTTVVFYGDKSNWWSCYAFWIFQLFGHRNARVMDGGSLKWTREGRPVVREVPAWPAAAYTAPERDDSRIRAFRDEVLAHVAAGRPLVDVRSPEEYSGERLHMPAYPNEGALRGGHIPGAKSVPWARAIEPESGEFRDAVELARIYFDEQRLPRDEEIVAYCRIGERSSHTWFVLTYLLGHPMVRNYDGSWTEWGNLVGVPIER, encoded by the coding sequence ATGACCGATCCGGCCGCACGCGGCTACGTCCACCCGGAAGTCCTCGTCTCGACGGCGTGGGTGGCAGAGCACCAGGACGATCCGTCGATCCGCCTCGTCGAATCGAACGAGGACCCGCTGGTCTATCCCTCCGGCCACCTTGCCGGGGCGGTCGAGATCGACTGGGCGCGCGACCTGAACGACGCGCTGCGCCGCGACTATCTCGACCGGGACGGGTTCGAGAGGTTGATGCGGCAGAGCGGCATCGCCAACGACACCACGGTCGTCTTCTACGGCGACAAGAGCAACTGGTGGTCGTGTTACGCCTTCTGGATCTTCCAGCTCTTCGGGCATCGCAACGCCCGGGTGATGGACGGCGGGAGCCTGAAGTGGACGCGGGAAGGGCGGCCGGTGGTGCGCGAAGTTCCCGCTTGGCCGGCTGCGGCCTATACCGCCCCGGAGCGCGACGACTCGCGCATCCGGGCCTTTCGCGACGAAGTGCTGGCGCATGTGGCCGCCGGCCGGCCGTTGGTCGACGTACGGAGCCCCGAGGAGTACTCCGGTGAACGGCTGCACATGCCGGCCTACCCGAACGAGGGCGCCCTGCGGGGCGGCCATATCCCGGGAGCGAAGAGTGTCCCCTGGGCCCGGGCCATCGAGCCGGAGAGCGGCGAGTTCCGCGATGCCGTCGAGCTCGCACGGATCTATTTCGACGAGCAGCGCCTGCCGCGCGACGAGGAGATCGTCGCCTACTGCCGGATCGGCGAACGCAGCAGCCACACCTGGTTCGTCCTCACCTACCTCCTCGGACATCCGATGGTCCGCAACTACGACGGCAGCTGGACCGAGTGGGGCAATCTGGTAGGTGTGCCGATTGAGCGCTGA
- a CDS encoding efflux RND transporter periplasmic adaptor subunit: MTMGKPMKIVVGSLAVGVAAVGLFLYSRNASAKQEGLKTVEITRGTIIDKALAVGQVVPDQEIQVKSQISGLVDECFVEVGDRVEIGQPLFSVSPDPTPLELADAERRVQLSQVGYDRAQQDLERTQSLWSGGILARDAFDARQKDFDQARISLEQEKDKLALLKEGRIVRKVNGVDSVIRASAAGTVLERKVNPGDPVVPITSFQEGTVLMTLADMRTLEFKGTVDEIDVGKLHEGMEVRIQIGALPGSSVPAKLTRIAPKAREKEGATIFDVEAEIDTAKSTVTLRAGYSANADVIIQEKEGVLLVPERLVTMAKDKASVEVPGATPEDEPVKKEIQVGLSDGLNLEVVAGLAEGDKVIQRPAKEVE; the protein is encoded by the coding sequence ATGACAATGGGCAAGCCGATGAAAATCGTGGTCGGATCGCTGGCGGTCGGAGTGGCGGCGGTCGGGCTCTTTCTCTACAGCCGCAACGCATCGGCGAAGCAGGAGGGCCTGAAGACGGTCGAGATCACCCGCGGCACCATCATCGACAAGGCGCTTGCGGTCGGCCAGGTCGTTCCGGACCAGGAGATCCAGGTCAAGTCGCAGATCTCGGGGCTCGTCGACGAGTGTTTCGTCGAAGTCGGCGACCGCGTCGAGATCGGCCAGCCGCTGTTCTCGGTCAGCCCGGATCCGACGCCGCTCGAGCTCGCCGACGCTGAGCGCCGGGTTCAGCTCTCCCAGGTCGGCTACGACCGGGCGCAGCAGGACCTCGAGCGCACGCAGTCGCTGTGGAGCGGCGGCATCCTGGCGCGCGACGCCTTCGACGCTCGCCAGAAGGACTTCGACCAGGCCCGGATCTCGCTCGAGCAGGAGAAGGACAAGCTGGCGCTCCTCAAGGAGGGGCGGATCGTGCGCAAGGTGAACGGCGTCGACTCGGTGATCCGGGCCTCGGCCGCCGGCACGGTCCTCGAGCGCAAGGTGAATCCCGGCGATCCGGTCGTGCCGATCACCTCGTTCCAGGAGGGCACGGTGCTGATGACCCTCGCCGACATGCGGACGCTCGAGTTCAAGGGCACCGTCGACGAGATCGACGTCGGCAAGCTCCACGAAGGGATGGAGGTCCGCATCCAGATCGGCGCGCTGCCGGGGAGCTCGGTACCCGCGAAGCTGACCCGCATCGCGCCCAAGGCGCGCGAGAAGGAAGGCGCCACGATCTTCGACGTCGAGGCCGAGATCGACACCGCGAAGTCGACGGTGACCCTGCGCGCCGGCTACTCGGCGAACGCCGACGTGATCATCCAGGAGAAGGAGGGTGTGCTGCTCGTGCCCGAGCGCCTGGTGACGATGGCGAAGGACAAGGCTTCGGTCGAGGTGCCCGGAGCGACTCCGGAGGACGAGCCGGTCAAGAAGGAGATCCAGGTCGGTCTCTCCGACGGTCTCAACCTCGAGGTCGTCGCCGGCCTCGCCGAGGGCGACAAGGTCATCCAGCGTCCGGCCAAGGAAGTCGAGTAG
- a CDS encoding ABC transporter ATP-binding protein gives MIEMRDLRKVYDTGAVKVEALKGIDLKVEPGEFVAIVGPSGSGKSTLLNIVGCLDVPSAGSYRLDGEEVADLDVDELADIRNRKVGFVFQSFNLLPQITAYENVELPLLFHGTGARDRKARVELLFEQVGLADRMHHRPTELSGGQMQRVAIARALACEPALVLADEPTGNLDSSSGKDIMSLFEDLAAKGHTLVLITHDNALAKRTRRIVQIQDGRIVEDRPTEAAA, from the coding sequence ATCATCGAGATGCGCGATCTGCGCAAGGTCTACGACACCGGCGCGGTCAAGGTCGAGGCGTTGAAGGGGATCGACCTCAAGGTCGAGCCGGGCGAGTTCGTCGCCATCGTCGGCCCGTCGGGCTCGGGCAAGTCGACCCTGCTGAACATCGTCGGCTGCCTCGACGTGCCGAGCGCCGGTTCCTACCGCCTCGATGGCGAGGAGGTGGCCGACCTCGACGTCGACGAGCTCGCCGACATCCGCAACCGCAAGGTCGGCTTCGTCTTCCAGAGCTTCAACCTGCTGCCGCAGATCACCGCCTACGAGAACGTCGAGCTGCCGCTGCTCTTCCACGGCACGGGAGCGCGCGACCGGAAGGCGCGCGTCGAGCTCCTCTTCGAGCAGGTGGGCCTCGCCGACCGCATGCATCATCGCCCGACCGAGCTCTCGGGCGGCCAGATGCAGCGCGTCGCCATCGCCCGCGCCCTGGCCTGCGAGCCGGCGCTGGTGCTCGCCGACGAGCCGACCGGCAACCTCGACTCCTCCTCCGGCAAAGACATCATGTCGCTCTTCGAGGACCTCGCCGCCAAGGGCCACACCCTCGTCCTCATCACCCACGACAACGCCCTGGCGAAGCGCACCCGGCGCATCGTGCAGATCCAGGACGGCCGCATCGTCGAGGACCGCCCGACCGAAGCCGCCGCCTGA
- a CDS encoding tetratricopeptide repeat protein, translating to MRPQARMRPAIGRAALQIAVLLACALAAGGCASRGLGARMQDELQQQIRARGVDPAQVVIPFTATDEMRRWLAAEVPTSTRRETQLNWLLQALLNRTTAPLTYVAGHTGTAPQVFEDGTANCLGFSQLFVALARELGLPVYLLRVSDLQSFEREGDLIVASAHITAAFGTPDRRRILDFAQRPVRAYRWVEEIGDLTAVALYYSNRGAEELRDGNTAEGLELLRMAVRLDPELAEAWINLGVAERRTGDLVEAEAAYRKALEVDPSTLTAYQNLSALLRLVGRDAEAEELLALVDQSRNRNPFSYLALGDLSLRLGRLDEAGRFYRRAVRLDPTQAESQAALGHWALAAGKPREAQRALRKAQQIDPKNARVDDLARRLQG from the coding sequence ATGAGGCCCCAGGCGAGGATGCGGCCGGCGATCGGCCGGGCCGCCCTGCAGATCGCGGTTCTCCTCGCCTGTGCTCTCGCCGCCGGCGGCTGCGCCTCGCGCGGCCTGGGAGCGCGGATGCAGGACGAGCTCCAGCAGCAGATCCGGGCGCGCGGCGTCGATCCGGCGCAGGTGGTGATTCCGTTTACCGCCACCGACGAGATGCGGCGCTGGCTGGCGGCCGAGGTTCCGACCTCCACCCGCCGCGAGACGCAGCTCAACTGGCTCCTGCAGGCGCTCCTGAACCGGACGACGGCACCACTCACTTACGTCGCCGGCCACACCGGCACGGCACCGCAGGTTTTCGAGGATGGCACCGCGAACTGTCTTGGGTTCTCGCAGCTCTTCGTGGCGCTCGCCCGGGAGCTCGGCCTCCCGGTCTATCTTCTGCGCGTCTCCGACCTGCAGAGTTTCGAGCGCGAGGGCGACCTCATCGTCGCCTCGGCCCACATCACCGCGGCCTTCGGAACGCCCGACCGCCGGCGGATCCTGGATTTTGCCCAACGCCCGGTCCGCGCCTACCGCTGGGTGGAGGAGATCGGGGACCTGACCGCGGTGGCGCTCTACTACTCGAACCGCGGCGCGGAGGAGTTGCGCGACGGCAACACCGCCGAGGGTCTCGAGCTGCTGCGCATGGCGGTACGGCTCGATCCGGAGCTCGCCGAAGCGTGGATCAACCTGGGCGTGGCGGAACGCCGCACGGGCGATCTGGTCGAGGCGGAGGCCGCCTATCGCAAGGCGCTGGAAGTGGACCCCTCGACGCTCACCGCCTACCAGAATCTCTCCGCGCTCCTGCGGCTGGTGGGGCGGGATGCCGAGGCCGAAGAGCTGCTCGCGCTCGTCGACCAGTCCCGGAACCGCAATCCGTTCAGTTACCTCGCCCTGGGTGACCTTTCGCTGCGCCTCGGGCGCCTCGACGAAGCCGGCCGGTTCTATCGCCGCGCCGTGCGCCTCGATCCGACGCAGGCCGAGAGCCAGGCGGCGCTGGGGCACTGGGCGCTCGCCGCGGGCAAGCCCCGCGAGGCGCAGCGCGCCCTGCGCAAGGCGCAGCAGATCGATCCGAAGAACGCCCGGGTCGACGATCTCGCCCGCCGGCTGCAGGGCTGA
- a CDS encoding ABC transporter permease: protein MWNLPLILKLFRRTAGINRKRMVMTVAAIAWGTLSIVLLLSFGEGLKHNLTKGSRGLGEGIIVIWPGATSKAFAGFPQGRNLRFLPEDADLLEANIPELELTSAEMRRWGNTVTYERVTLTKPVVGVEPAYGELRNQIPQTGGRFINDRDEELKRRVVFLGNDLKDELFADKDAIGETVFINQVPFTVVGIMQKKIQMGTYGGPDANNAVVPLSTFRALFGRRYVSDLVVRAADPAANEAVKKRLYEILGAKYRFDPTDERALAMWDTVESQKITANIGIGIEIFLGIIGALTLLIGGIGVANIMYAVVKHRTKEIGVQMALGARRSYVIGPLVVESLSLTAMGGAIGIVVGVGLVQLLAFVQSKANSDALEFMGAPTFSLTVAFTTVSLLGIIGFLAGFFPSRRAVTIQPAAALRYE, encoded by the coding sequence ATGTGGAACCTGCCGCTCATTCTCAAGCTCTTCCGGCGGACGGCCGGAATCAACCGCAAGCGCATGGTCATGACGGTGGCCGCCATCGCCTGGGGAACGCTTTCGATCGTGCTCCTGCTCTCGTTCGGCGAAGGCCTGAAGCACAACCTCACCAAAGGCAGTCGCGGTCTCGGCGAAGGCATCATCGTGATCTGGCCCGGGGCGACCTCGAAGGCCTTCGCCGGCTTCCCGCAGGGGCGGAATCTGCGCTTCCTGCCGGAGGACGCGGACCTCCTCGAAGCCAACATACCGGAGCTCGAGCTCACCTCCGCCGAGATGCGACGGTGGGGGAACACGGTCACCTACGAGCGCGTCACGCTCACCAAGCCGGTCGTCGGCGTGGAGCCGGCTTACGGCGAGCTGCGCAACCAGATCCCGCAGACCGGCGGCCGGTTCATCAACGACCGCGACGAAGAGCTCAAGCGGCGGGTGGTCTTCCTCGGCAACGACCTCAAGGACGAGCTCTTCGCCGACAAGGACGCGATCGGCGAGACGGTCTTCATCAACCAGGTGCCGTTCACCGTCGTCGGCATCATGCAGAAGAAGATCCAGATGGGCACCTATGGCGGGCCGGACGCCAACAACGCGGTCGTCCCCCTGTCGACCTTCCGGGCGCTCTTCGGGCGGCGCTACGTCTCCGACCTCGTGGTGCGGGCGGCCGACCCGGCGGCGAACGAGGCGGTGAAGAAGCGCCTCTACGAGATCCTCGGCGCCAAGTACCGCTTCGACCCGACCGACGAGCGCGCGCTCGCCATGTGGGACACCGTCGAGTCGCAGAAGATCACCGCCAACATCGGCATCGGCATCGAGATCTTCCTCGGCATCATCGGCGCGCTGACGCTGCTCATCGGCGGCATCGGCGTCGCCAACATCATGTACGCCGTGGTCAAGCACCGCACGAAGGAGATCGGCGTCCAGATGGCCCTCGGGGCGCGGCGCTCCTACGTCATCGGACCGCTGGTCGTCGAGTCGTTGTCGCTCACCGCGATGGGCGGGGCGATCGGCATCGTGGTCGGCGTCGGCCTGGTGCAGCTCCTGGCGTTCGTTCAGTCGAAGGCCAATAGCGACGCGCTCGAGTTCATGGGCGCCCCGACCTTCTCGCTCACGGTCGCTTTCACGACGGTTTCTCTCCTCGGCATCATCGGATTTCTTGCCGGGTTCTTCCCTTCCCGCCGCGCGGTCACCATCCAGCCTGCGGCCGCGCTGCGTTACGAGTGA
- a CDS encoding ABC transporter permease → MYLRNYLRQFLRDVRAQKLRLFLTVFGLVWGTAAVTLMLAFGEGLHRQVLVSQKGLGDAIVIAWPSRTSKPWQGLPRGRAIQLTDEDVVLLRNEVEGLRSISEEYAQDGARITYGKKALSVDVSGSNVEFGAMRSMNPQEGGRFLNQLDLDERRRVVFIGDQLSVDLFGKDVDPVGEQVRIDGSPFTVVGVMVAKSQDSSYGGRDKDKAMIPSTTFRAMYGSTYIENLIFQPQDVQKVEAVKKAVIATAANKHRFDPTDEEAIQMWDTTEGTKFLDTFFLAFRSFLGIVGALTLVVGGIGVSNIMNVVVEERTKEIGIKMALGAKRRYVIGQFLFETLLITIVGGIAGFLISWAVCAAFPSLGFQDFVGDPQISFQVAAITTAILGAIGLLAGYFPARTAANLRPVEALRM, encoded by the coding sequence ATGTACCTGCGCAACTATCTGCGGCAGTTCCTGCGGGACGTCCGCGCGCAGAAGCTGCGGCTCTTTCTGACCGTCTTCGGCCTCGTCTGGGGCACGGCGGCGGTGACTCTGATGCTGGCTTTCGGCGAAGGGCTGCACCGCCAGGTCCTGGTCTCGCAGAAGGGTCTGGGCGACGCCATCGTGATCGCCTGGCCCTCGCGCACCAGCAAGCCGTGGCAGGGTCTGCCCCGCGGGCGCGCGATCCAGCTCACCGACGAAGACGTTGTCCTGCTGCGCAACGAAGTCGAAGGGCTGCGGAGCATCAGCGAGGAGTACGCCCAGGACGGCGCCCGCATCACCTATGGCAAGAAGGCGCTGTCGGTCGATGTGTCGGGCTCGAACGTCGAGTTCGGCGCCATGCGGTCGATGAACCCGCAGGAGGGCGGCCGCTTCCTGAACCAGCTCGACCTCGATGAACGCCGGCGCGTGGTCTTCATCGGCGACCAGTTGAGCGTCGACCTGTTCGGCAAAGACGTCGACCCGGTGGGCGAACAGGTGCGCATCGACGGCTCGCCGTTCACCGTCGTCGGCGTCATGGTGGCGAAGTCGCAGGACTCCTCGTACGGCGGCCGGGACAAGGACAAGGCGATGATCCCGTCGACGACTTTCCGGGCGATGTACGGTTCGACGTACATCGAGAACCTGATCTTCCAGCCTCAGGACGTGCAGAAGGTGGAGGCGGTCAAGAAGGCGGTCATCGCGACGGCGGCGAACAAGCACCGCTTCGATCCCACCGACGAAGAGGCGATTCAGATGTGGGACACGACGGAGGGGACGAAGTTCCTCGACACCTTCTTCCTCGCCTTCCGCAGCTTCCTGGGTATCGTCGGCGCGCTGACGCTGGTCGTCGGAGGCATCGGCGTGAGCAACATCATGAACGTCGTGGTCGAGGAGCGCACCAAGGAGATCGGCATCAAGATGGCGCTCGGCGCCAAACGGCGCTACGTCATCGGCCAGTTCCTCTTCGAGACCCTGCTGATCACCATCGTCGGGGGGATCGCCGGATTCCTGATCTCGTGGGCCGTCTGCGCGGCCTTCCCGAGCCTCGGCTTCCAGGATTTCGTCGGCGATCCGCAGATCTCCTTCCAGGTCGCCGCGATCACGACCGCAATCCTGGGCGCGATCGGTCTCCTGGCGGGCTACTTTCCCGCGCGGACCGCCGCCAATCTGCGGCCGGTCGAAGCGTTGAGGATGTGA